DNA sequence from the Cupriavidus oxalaticus genome:
CAGGCCAAGCCCGGCGCCGTAGCCCACGGCGGGCTCGGTGATGATGGTCGGCACCGGCAGCGCGCCCTTGTGGTTGAGCATGAAGTCGCTCATGTCGAGCTTGCCGTCCTCCGGATCGAAGAACGACAATTTTTTGGGGGCGGCGGCCTCGGGCGCGGGTTCGGACTGTGCGAGTGCCGCCGGGCACCATGCCAGAACCATCGCGGCGATGACGCCGGCACAGGTAGTCCTTGCGCTGGGGCCTGCCATCAGTGCGCCGCCGCGACGGCGAACAGGAAGTAGTGAACTTGCATGGCTTCGGTCAGTGGGTGCGATGGATGCCGGCCCGCTGCCCGGCCGTACCGGCCAAACAAATTTAGCGGCATCGGCGCATCGATGGCGAGCGCCGCGTCATGAAGATTTTTTGGTGGCGTATTAAGCAGATTGCCCATCGGCGCATCAAGGGGAACTGGGTGATGATGCTCGACCGGGTAATCGTCGCGCTGTGTCCCCTGCAGGAGTTGCGATCCCAAGAAGAGGATCCGCTATGAAGCAAGCTCTCTACTTGCGTCGCCACGCTTTCGGGACGCTCGGATGCGCCAACACCGACGCTATGCCCCATTGCTCGGTTTTCGCGAGCAAAATGTGCCGCATGATGACTAGGATTTATCCGAAAATACTTCTCGATCGGCAAATGTTGCACTAATTGACACTTGAAAAGCACCTTCTGCGGATAACATGCCTTCGCTCCGCAGAAGGTGCTTTGTGCGTATCACGGGTGCCCTGCGGTAATCCCCTTCCACTTGCTTCGGAAGAATTCTTAGCCTTCCTGGTCGGCGTACCAAGTTGGCCGTTCCTTGTCGTGTTGTTCGCTGTGAATGTTGGCATTCTGCTCCTGGATGACACCGCCACCCTCAAGTGGACCAAACGCTGTGGTTTCAGCAAGGCGTCGACCAGCGAGAAGTACAGCAGCCTGGACGCGGAATCCTTTGAGTTCGTGCAACTGGGTCTCCAGGACTCGAAGTAAGGGGGGCGATGAAATTCCCGACCATAGATGAGCGCACACCGTTCTATTTTAGGCAGACAGGCAAGCCGCTGGGGAAGTGGGAGCTGGACCACCGGTTGTCCATTATCCGCCCCGCCATTGAGGAGGCCATGGAGTACGGCAACGTCTATCGAATCGATTCGACTTGCCTGGAGATCACCGATGAATCGCAAGCGCGGATGCAGAACGTGGGGATGCTCTGGATCATCTGCTCGTTTGCGACGATCTTTATGTTGCTCGGAACAGTATTCTTTGCTTCCGCCCCATTCCGAGAAGCTGCGGAGGTGATGGCTCGTAAAGGCAACTGGGCAGGCGTGATTCTTGGCGCAACCGTCGGGATAATGGGAACTGGTTTCTTTGGCTTGTTGACCTTCGATCCGATGCGCCGGAACATGTTCACGCTGAAGCGACGCCCGATTCGGCTGAACCGCAAGACGCGCCGTATCTATGCCATCCGCACCAAGGAACCCGGAGGCATCTGGGAAGTCCCTTGGAGCGAAGACGAGTTCTTCTGTGTCGGCCATCGGCGCATGGGGGGACTCTCGCGCGCCTATGACATGTACGACATCCGCCATTATCAACTTGACGGGGATGGCAACGTCGTGCGGGCCTTCGTGCTCGGCCAGTTCACACTGACGCTGGAAGCGGCTTACGCGCAATGGGAGTACTACCGGCGCTACATGCAGGATGGGCCGTCCAAACTTCCGGAGCCCTATCGTTTCTGGGCTCCACGGGAAACGTTTTGGGAAGGCTACAAGATTTGTCGGGGCGGGAAATTCTCCGGCGCTTTCTGGGCCCTGAGCGACTTCATATTCTTTCCGTTCGCCCTGCTCGATGCCTTCGCCCGTTGGCTCGTGCTGGCTACCTGCAGCGACCCCGTGTGGCCGCCCGAAATCGAAGCCGCTTGCAAGCCCACCCCTTACGATCCGTATGCGCGTCCCTACGCTGATGACTACATCGGCGTGCCAAGTGGGCCTGATGCGAAGCCATCGCGCGAAGATCTGAAAAGGATGTGGGAGCAGGAGCCGCGGCGCAGGCGCGAAGGCGCATTGATCCGCGCCGAGGCAGAGGCCCTATTACATCAGGACAGCATTGGAGCTTAATATGACTGTCAAGAACGCTCGCTTTCGAAGCAGGCTGCGCGGTACGTCATCGCAAAGACCTGATTCGGCAGCAAACGGAGGCTACGGTATGACGACCATACTGACGCCGCCTCGCCTTTATTGCGTGCGTCTCACGGACCGGTTGCCCAACGGCAAGTGAAGTGCGCGCCTACCGGCGATGCAATGGGAAGGTGAAATCATGCAGACGGGCTACCTTTCACCGCTCGATGCCATGCTGCACTCGTCGCGGCGCGGCAAAGCGTCGTCAAGCACGCACATGCATGTTCCCCTCGACCAGCTTGCCCCCGGGTTGGCTTAGGCTAGCCGCGCGGATGGTTTTGCTCGTGTCAAGGTCATCTGCGGCTTCTGCGCGAAAGATGAACATCTGGTTATGGGGCCGCACTGCCAGATCCGCTTATTCGACACCGGAATAAGGTGCAGCGTTTTCATAACCAAAACGCTTATGATAGGAAATGGGCCTTATCTTGGCAGACCCCATCAAGGCGGGATCACGCACGAATGCGGCCTGC
Encoded proteins:
- a CDS encoding DUF6708 domain-containing protein; protein product: MKFPTIDERTPFYFRQTGKPLGKWELDHRLSIIRPAIEEAMEYGNVYRIDSTCLEITDESQARMQNVGMLWIICSFATIFMLLGTVFFASAPFREAAEVMARKGNWAGVILGATVGIMGTGFFGLLTFDPMRRNMFTLKRRPIRLNRKTRRIYAIRTKEPGGIWEVPWSEDEFFCVGHRRMGGLSRAYDMYDIRHYQLDGDGNVVRAFVLGQFTLTLEAAYAQWEYYRRYMQDGPSKLPEPYRFWAPRETFWEGYKICRGGKFSGAFWALSDFIFFPFALLDAFARWLVLATCSDPVWPPEIEAACKPTPYDPYARPYADDYIGVPSGPDAKPSREDLKRMWEQEPRRRREGALIRAEAEALLHQDSIGA